One genomic region from Vannielia litorea encodes:
- a CDS encoding hydrogen peroxide-inducible genes activator gives MNLTLRQLRSFTALAETGSFVRAAELVHISQPALSQQIKEMEAQTGLRLVERQPRRAVLTPAGHELLAHARAVLAEMDALEQATRWREGLGGRLALGVIPTVAPYLLPVALPLIRSRNLTLELRIRESQTESVLDALEAGRLDAAVVALPSGRAGMIEEPLFADRFLLAGNAATLAGQGASISPNALDPDRLLLLEEGHCLADQALEVCALRRADTRVDLGASSLATLSGLVAEGFGFTFLPELAAASELAAAPKLALRRFSEPQPARTLGLLRRRTATDDGWFTTLAEILREAGQSRLAALPV, from the coding sequence ATGAACCTCACCCTCCGCCAACTTCGCTCCTTTACCGCCCTTGCCGAAACCGGAAGTTTTGTGCGGGCGGCGGAACTTGTGCACATCTCCCAGCCTGCGCTGAGCCAGCAAATCAAAGAGATGGAGGCGCAAACCGGCCTGCGGTTGGTGGAGCGTCAGCCGCGCCGCGCTGTGCTCACGCCCGCAGGCCACGAGCTCTTGGCCCACGCTCGTGCGGTGCTGGCCGAGATGGACGCGCTGGAGCAGGCGACGCGCTGGCGCGAAGGGCTGGGTGGGCGACTTGCGCTTGGCGTCATCCCCACGGTTGCGCCGTATCTCTTGCCCGTGGCCCTGCCGCTAATCCGCTCGCGCAACCTTACGCTTGAGCTGCGCATCCGCGAAAGCCAAACCGAATCCGTGCTCGACGCGCTGGAGGCCGGGCGGCTTGATGCTGCCGTGGTCGCGCTTCCCTCGGGCCGGGCCGGGATGATCGAAGAGCCGCTCTTTGCCGACCGCTTCCTGCTGGCCGGCAATGCCGCCACGCTGGCCGGGCAGGGCGCCTCGATCAGCCCCAATGCGCTCGACCCCGACCGTCTGCTGCTGCTTGAAGAGGGCCATTGCCTCGCCGATCAGGCGTTGGAGGTCTGCGCTCTGCGCCGGGCCGATACGCGGGTCGATCTGGGGGCCTCTTCCCTCGCCACGCTCTCGGGCCTCGTGGCCGAGGGCTTCGGCTTCACCTTCCTGCCCGAGCTGGCCGCCGCCTCCGAGTTGGCCGCCGCGCCCAAACTCGCCCTGCGCCGCTTCTCCGAGCCGCAGCCCGCCCGCACGCTCGGCCTGCTGCGCCGCCGGACCGCCACAGATGACGGCTGGTTCACCACTCTCGCCGAGATCCTCCGCGAAGCCGGCCAAAGCCGCCTCGCCGCGCTCCCGGTCTAG
- a CDS encoding VIT1/CCC1 transporter family protein, protein MPLTDHLKQITYGGNDGIVTTFAIVAGFAGAEAEGAAGIGALAVLVFGLANLFADGVSMGLGEFLSTRSARALYRAERARVLARANRAALVAVLGQRGLGAGTAARVAEGLEESPELVADLLAGAGVALPDLRSARPAVDGLVTFGAFLAFGLVPLLPFLLTGPEADSAAASALASLGALLALGLLRARATGERVARALAEVVGVGALCGLVAFAVGALVG, encoded by the coding sequence ATGCCCCTGACCGACCACCTGAAGCAGATCACCTATGGCGGGAATGACGGGATCGTCACCACCTTTGCCATCGTCGCCGGATTCGCCGGCGCAGAGGCCGAAGGGGCGGCGGGAATCGGGGCGCTGGCGGTGCTTGTCTTTGGGCTGGCAAACCTCTTTGCTGACGGGGTTTCGATGGGGTTGGGCGAGTTTCTTTCCACCCGCTCGGCGCGGGCACTCTACCGGGCGGAGCGGGCGCGGGTGCTGGCCCGGGCGAACCGGGCGGCGCTGGTGGCTGTGCTCGGGCAGCGCGGCCTTGGCGCGGGTACGGCGGCGCGGGTCGCGGAGGGGTTGGAGGAAAGCCCGGAGCTGGTGGCCGACCTGCTGGCGGGTGCGGGCGTGGCCCTGCCCGACTTGCGCAGCGCCCGGCCTGCGGTGGATGGCCTCGTGACCTTTGGCGCCTTTCTGGCCTTCGGGCTGGTGCCGCTGCTGCCGTTCCTGCTCACCGGGCCGGAGGCGGACAGCGCGGCTGCCTCGGCATTGGCGAGCCTCGGGGCCTTGCTGGCGCTCGGCCTGCTCAGGGCGCGGGCGACGGGTGAGCGGGTGGCACGCGCGCTGGCGGAGGTGGTGGGCGTGGGGGCGCTTTGCGGGCTGGTGGCCTTTGCTGTGGGGGCTTTGGTGGGCTGA